Proteins found in one Pyrus communis chromosome 15, drPyrComm1.1, whole genome shotgun sequence genomic segment:
- the LOC137717645 gene encoding S-adenosyl-L-methionine-dependent tRNA 4-demethylwyosine synthase-like, with protein MSLSSTPARLTLLALLSATTVYCFYKSRRLRRLKLSLNPNSSSSPRRGKLFFVSQTGTSEALARRLLDFLTSNGVAFDLVDPNNYEPEDLPKETLVLIVASTWDDGKPPPNARFFSNWLAESAEDFRVGSLLLSNCKFAVFGVGSRAYGATFNAVGKDLARRMRALGASEMFPIWEGDVDGGDLDEVFDAWSGKVVRFLKGGAAENGGVLGNGVGDECEAESFDGSDEEEDDDEDGGVVDLEDIAGKGPSRRNPVAVTKTNGTVNGKKEMVTPVIRASLTKQGYKIIGSHSGVKICRWTKSQLRGRGGCYKHSFYGIESHRCMETTPSLACANKCVFCWRHHTNPVGKSWQWKMDDPLEIVNSAIDQHMKMIKQMKGVPGVTLERLTEGLSPRHCALSLVGEPIMYPEINALVDELHRRRISTFLVTNAQFPEKIKMLNPITQLYVSVDAATKESLKAIDRPLFGDFWERFIDSLTSLKDKQQRTVYRLTLVKGWNTEDIDAYYNIFSLGSPDFVEIKGVTYCGTSATSKLTMENVPWHADVKAFSEALALKSNGDYEVACEHVHSCCVLLAKTSKFKTNGQWFTWIDYEKFHDLVASGKPFDSKDYMAPTPSWAVYGADEGGFDPYQSRYKKERHHRPNQ; from the exons ATGTCCCTCTCCTCCACCCCTGCGCGGCTCACTCTCCTCGCCCTCCTCTCCGCCACCACAGTCTACTGCTTCTACAAATCCCGCCGCCTCCGACGCCTCAAGCTCTCCCTAAACCCTAACTCTAGCTCCTCGCCTCGCAGAGGCAAGCTCTTCTTCGTCTCCCAAACCGGCACCTCCGAAGCTCTAGCTCGTCGCCTGCTCGATTTTCTGACGTCGAACGGCGTCGCTTTCGACCTCGTCGACCCCAACAACTACGAGCCCGAGGACCTGCCGAAGGAAACCCTAGTTCTGATCGTCGCTTCGACGTGGGATGACGGGAAGCCCCCTCCGAACGCCAGATTCTTCTCCAATTGGCTCGCCGAGAGCGCGGAGGACTTCAGGGTGGGATCGCTGTTGCTCTCCAATTGCAAATTTGCCGTCTTTGGCGTCGGGAGCCGAGCCTACGGCGCTACGTTCAATGCGGTGGGGAAGGACTTGGCTAGGAGGATGAGGGCGTTGGGCGCTTCTGAGATGTTTCCGATTTGGGAAGGTGACGTGGACGGTGGTGATTTGGACGAGGTGTTTGATGCTTGGAGTGGGAAGGTGGTGAGGTTTCTGAAGGGTGGTGCGGCGGAAAATGGCGGGGTTTTGGGTAATGGGGTTGGCGATGAATGTGAAGCTGAGAGCTTTGATGGGTCGGACGAGGAGGAGGACGACGACGAGGATGGTGGGGTTGTTGACCTTGAGGATATTGCAGGTAAAGGACCTTCAAGAAGGAATCCAGTGGCGGTGACGAAGACTAATGGGACAGTGAACGGTAAAAAAGAGATGGTCACTCCGGTGATTCGGGCTAGCTTAACGAAGCAG GGGTATAAAATCATTGGTTCACATAGCGGCGTCAAAATTTGTAGATGGACAAAGTCGCAACTCCGAGGCCGTGGAGGTTGCTACAAGCACTCGTTTTATGGCATAGAAAGTCACAG GTGCATGGAGACGACCCCTAGTTTGGCATGCGCCAACAAATGTGTTTTTTGTTGGAGACATCACACAAATCCTGTCGGAAAGAGTTGGCAGTGGAAGATGGATGATCCGTTAGAAATTGTTAACTCTGCCATAGACCAGCACATGAAAATGATTAAACAAATGAAAGGAGTTCCTG GTGTTACATTGGAGCGATTAACAGAGGGTCTCTCTCCCAGGCATTGCGCCTTATCTCTTGTTGGTGAACCTATCATGTATCCTGAGATTAATGCACTCGTAGATGAGCTGCATCGAAGGCGGATTTCTACTTTTCTAGTCACAAATGCTCAGTTTCCTGAAAAGATCAAAATGCTGAACCCCATTACGCAG TTATATGTAAGTGTGGATGCTGCTACTAAAGAAAGTTTGAAGGCAATTGACAGGCCACTTTTTGGGGATTTTTGGGAGCGATTCATT GATTCCTTGACTTCTCTCAAGGACAAACAGCAACGAACTGTTTATCGCCTTACTCTGGTGAAAGGCTGGAATACAGAAGATATTGATGCTTATTATAACATTTTTAGCCTTGGTAGTCCTGATTTTGTTGAAATCAAGGGAGTTACATACTGTGGAAC GTCTGCTACATCAAAGTTGACAATGGAGAATGTGCCCTGGCATGCCGATGTTAAAGCATTTTCAGAGGCCTTAGCTTTGAAAAGTAACGGGGACTATGAAGTTGCATGTGAGCATGTCCACTCTTGTTGTGTCCTCCTGGCTAAAACTAGCAAGTTCAAGACCAACGGCCAGTGGTTCACGTGGATTGACTATGAAAAGTTTCACGATCTG GTGGCTTCTGGAAAACCTTTTGACAGTAAGGATTACATGGCTCCAACACCTTCATGGGCCGTGTATGGGGCAGATGAAGGTGGATTTGATCCGTACCAGTCTCGATACAAGAAAGAGCGCCATCACAGACCAAACCAGTGA
- the LOC137717738 gene encoding DUF21 domain-containing protein At1g47330, whose product MAAKVPCCGTTFFIYVLIIIGLVCFAGLMAGLTLGLMSLGLVDLEVLMKSGQPQDRKHAAKIYPVVKNQHLLLCTLLIGNALAMEALPVFLDSLVPPWAAIVISVTLILVFGEILPQAVCTRFGLTVGAAMAPFVRVLLVLFLPISYPISKVLDYMLGKGHSALLRRAELKTFVDFHGNEAGKGGDLTHDETTIIAGALELTEKTAKDAMTPISNAFSLDLDAPLTLDTLNAIMAMGHSRVPVYAGKPGNIIGLVLVKNLLMVDPEDGVTLRKLMIRKIPRVSEDMPLYDILNEFQKGHSHIAVVYKDISGKKDALKNGKDGETPVFKDDCKKQAGESGASFKKDEKVGSNNAQSALDNGDGGQQAKKSPSATPAFKKRHRGCSHCILDVENGPIPVFPDNEEVVGVITMEDVIEELLQEEILDETDEYVNIHNRIKVNMHASQEKPSDSNSADPSREWSSVTNAPLLTSASVPSDLGSTQHQDSGKM is encoded by the exons ATGGCTGCGAAGGTGCCCTGCTGCGGGACGACGTTCTTTATTTACGTGCTGATAATCATAGGCCTGGTTTGCTTCGCCGGATTGATGGCCGGACTCACTCTCGGCCTCATGTCCCTCGGCCTCGTTGACCTCGAGGTCCTCATGAAGTCCGGCCAACCTCAGGATCGCAAGCACGCCG CTAAAATCTATCCGGTGGTGAAGAATCAGCACCTGTTACTTTGCACGCTTTTAATCGGAAACGCGTTAGCAATGGAG GCTCTTCCGGTGTTTTTGGATAGTCTTGTGCCTCCTTGGGCGGCTATTGTGATATCAGTCACTCTCATTCTGGTGTTTGGGGAG ATATTGCCACAAGCAGTGTGTACTCGCTTTGGATTGACTGTTGGGGCGGCAATGGCCCCGTTTGTGCGtgttcttcttgttcttttccTCCCCATTTCGTATCCCATTAGTAAG GTTTTGGATTATATGTTGGGTAAGGGACATTCTGCCCTTTTACGAAGAGCAGAGCTAAAGACTTTTGTGGATTTTCACGGAAATGAG GCTGGGAAAGGCGGGGATTTAACACATGATGAGACTACCATCATTGCTGGGGCACTTGAATTGACTGAAAAGACTGCAAAAGATGCCATGACTCCCATATCAAATGCATTTTCCCTTGATCTGGATGCACCTCTTACTTT GGACACATTGAATGCAATAATGGCAATGGGTCATAGTAGGGTTCCAGTTTATGCTGGGAAGCCCGGAAATATAATTGGTCTAGTTCTG GTTAAGAATCTCTTGATGGTTGATCCAGAAGATggagttactttaagaaaactGATGATACGAAAAATTCCTCG GGTTTCGGAAGACATGCCTCTGTATGACATACTAAATGAATTTCAGAAAGGTCACAGTCACATTGCTGTCGTCTATAAGGATATAAGTGGGAAAAAGGATGCACTAAAGAATGGCAAGGATGGTGAAACACCCGTGTTTAAGGATGACTGTAAGAAGCAAGCAGGCGAATCTGGGGCATCATTCAAGAAAG ATGAAAAAGTGGGTTCAAACAATGCTCAGAGTGCCTTGGACAATGGTGACGGAGGTCAACAAGCGAAGAAAAGCCCATCAGCTACACCCGCTTTTAAGAAACGACACAGAGGCTGTTCACATTGCATTCTGGACGTTGAGAACGGTCCCATTCCAGTTTTCCCAGACAATGAAGAGGTTGTAGGAGTAATTACCATGGAGGATGTCATTGAAGAACTTCTTCAG GAAGAGATATTGGACGAAACAGATGAGTATGTCAATATCCACAACAG GATTAAGGTCAATATGCATGCATCTCAGGAAAAGCCTTCTGACTCGAACTCAGCCGATCCTTCCAGAGAATGGTCATCTGTCACCAACGCCCCACTGCTAACATCAGCGTCAGTGCCATCAGATTTGGGTTCCACTCAACATCAAGACTCTGGTAAGATGTGA
- the LOC137718061 gene encoding uncharacterized protein yields the protein MSHANLMNNYFNPNSVYTEEGFRRRFRMRRHAFKCLLRDVQQVNPYFRQKRDRASRPGFSSHQKVYKDEYLREPNQEDLNQLIRKAEDRGFPGLIGSLDCMH from the exons atgtcgcatgccaatctgatgaacaattacttcaaccccaactcggtgtacacaGAAGAGGGTTTCAGACGTCGTTTCCGAATGAGGCGTCATGCCTTCAAGTGTTTACTTCGTGATGTCCAGCaggtcaatccatactttcgacagAAACGGGACAGAGCAAGTCGCCCTGGTTTCTCATCTCATCAAAAG gtttacaaagacgagtacctccgcgagccaaatcaagaagatctgaatCAGCTCATTCGTAAAGCTGAAGACCGTGGGTTTCCAGGCTtgatagggtcattagactgTATGCATTAG
- the LOC137717644 gene encoding probable methyltransferase PMT28 — translation MAVAVARLARLGRKAKLPGGFCIKMAAAAILGLCFIFAWSMFSSSSSSVTTRIESFDNIVAPPGSRSTRASTPDGTQLAASNGGEEKRATGSAVRSHDHEHKSKKKKKEAVNGKKGKGKKKLPESVTKVKNVTEESESEDSENEKEDGDEEKEVVDGKEEGLSDEGEGNGEAGGEGDNLMETADQESEEVKLDDDGGESEKKGKKRYKMKGPLFDPKAHYNWKQCSTRSKHNYIPCIDMEVVSGRLQYRHTERSCPKAEPMCLVPLPRDGYGPPVPWPESKEKILYKNVEHPKLAAFVKEHSWVMESGEYLTFPQNQSELKGGILHYLESIEEMVPDIEWGKNIRVVLDIGCTDSAFGASLVDKDVLTLALGLKDDLVDLAQVALERGLPAFVSPFRNRRLPFPSSVFDAVHCGGCTTPWHSNGGKHLLEMNRILRPGGYFILSTKHDSFEDEEAMTKLTASICWNILAHKTDEVSDVGVKIYQKPDSNDIYELRRKKYPPLCKENENPDAAWYVPVKTCLHPVPSAIEQHGTEWPDQWPQRLERYPDWLSDKAKLEADTKHWKAIVDRSYLTGLGIDWSKIRNVMDMKAIYGGFAAALTQQKIWVMNVVPVHAPDTLPFIFERGLVGTYHDWCESFGIYPRSYDLLHADHLFSRLKNRCKQPVSIVVEMDRLLRPGGWAIIREKVEVLEPLEGILKSMHWEIRMTFAQGKEGLLCAQKTLWRP, via the exons atggcagtGGCAGTGGCTCGGTTAGCTCGGTTGGGCCGCAAAGCAAAACTGCCAGGTGGGTTCTGTATAAAAATGGCAGCGGCGGCAATCTTGGGCCTCTGCTTTATATTCGCCTGGTcgatgttttcttcttcttcctcctccgtcACTACCCGAATCGAAAGCTTTGACAACATTGTGGCGCCGCCTGGATCACGGAGCACCCGGGCGAGCACTCCCGATGGGACCCAACTAGCAGCTAGTAATGGTGGGGAGGAGAAAAGGGCTACTGGGTCTGCTGTGAGGTCACATGACCATGAGCAtaaatccaagaagaagaagaaagaagcgGTAAATGGGAAGAAGGGGAAGGGTAAGAAAAAGTTACCTGAGAGTGTGACGAAGGTTAAAAATGTGACTGAGGAATCCGAGAGCGAAGATTCGGAGAACGAAAAGGAAGATGGAGATGAAGAAAAGGAGGTAGTGGATGGAAAGGAAGAAGGTTTGAGTGATGAAGGTGAAGGTAATGGGGAAGCAGGAGGAGAGGGGGATAATTTGATGGAGACGGCGGATCAGGAATCCGAGGAGGTGAAGCTGGACGATGACGGTGGTGAATccgaaaaaaagggaaagaagagGTATAAGATGAAGGGTCCATTGTTTGATCCAAAAGCACATTATAATTGGAAACAATGTAGCACAAGGAGCAAGCACAATTACATTCCTTGTATTGATATGGAAGTAGTATCTGGAAGGCTGCAGTATAGGCATACGGAGAGGAGTTGCCCGAAGGCGGAACCTATGTGTCTTGTACCTCTTCCTCGTGATGGTTATGGCCCTCCGGTCCCCTGGCCTGAGAGCAAAGAGAAG ATATTGTACAAGAATGTGGAGCATCCGAAACTTGCTGCATTTGTCAAGGAACATAGTTGGGTGATGGAGTCTGGAGAATATCTGACATTCCCCCAAAACCAGTCTGAGTTGAAGGGCGGAATTCTTCACTATCTTGAGTCCATTGAAGAG ATGGTACCAGACATCGAGTGGGGAAAGAATATCCGTGTAGTGCTGGATATTGGATGTACAGATTCCGCCTTTGGGGCTTCTCTCGTTGATAAGGATGTATTAACATTGGCATTGGGTTTGAAAGATGACCTAGTTGACCTAGCTCAAGTTGCCCTCGAGCGTGGTTTGCCTGCTTTTGTTAGCCCTTTTCGAAATAGAAGACTGCCTTTCCCCAGTAGTGTTTTTGATGCTGTTCACTGTGGCGGTTGCACCACACCTTGGCATTCAAATG GGGGTAAGCATCTTCTAGAGATGAATAGGATTTTAAGGCCGGGCGGATACTTTATCTTGTCAACTAAACATGACAGCTTTGAAGATGAAGAAG CCATGACTAAATTGACCGCGTCTATCTGTTGGAATATTCTGGCTCATAAAACTGATGAAGTCAGTGACGTGGGTGTCAAAATATACCAGAAGCCAGACTCGAATGATATATATGAGCTGAGGAGGAAGAAATATCCACCTTTGTGCAAGGAAAATGAAAACCCAGATGCAGCCTG GTATGTTCCTGTGAAGACTTGCTTGCACCCCGTTCCATCTGCCATTGAGCAGCATGGCACGGAGTGGCCAGATCAATGGCCCCAAAGGCTCGAGAGGTATCCTGACTGGTTGAGTGATAAAGCTAAGTTGGAGGCAGACACCAAGCATTGGAAAGCTATTGTTGATAGATCCTATCTCACAGGACTAGGTATCGACTGGTCAAAAATTCGAAATGTAATGGACATGAAAGCCATCTATGGAGG ATTTGCTGCAGCTCTCACGCAACAAAAGATTTGGGTGATGAATGTGGTCCCTGTCCATGCGCCCGATACACTTCCTTTCATTTTTGAACGCGGCCTTGTTGGAACTTACCACGACTGGTGTGAGTCTTTCGGTATTTATCCCAGATCATATGATCTTTTGCATGCTGATCATCTGTTTTCGCGGCTTAAGAACAG GTGTAAGCAGCCAGTATCAATCGTTGTTGAGATGGATCGCTTGTTACGGCCTGGAGGGTGGGCAATTATACGCGAGAAAGTTGAGGTACTGGAACCGCTGGAGGGAATATTGAAGAGTATGCATTGGGAGATCCGGATGACTTTTGCTCAGGGAAAGGAGGGTCTCTTATGCGCCCAGAAAACCTTGTGGCGGCCTTAA
- the LOC137717831 gene encoding uncharacterized protein translates to MSYVLHSFLLVSKLPSTLKAFPCNLKTMSSQDNGSPEFPMWPEFKLPDLLSTDTVRQVHATIENEWDPLQRSGCQTAAGRALWNHVIHDPLADILAGESYLKSFHEKIKKDCVNKAREISGVILAVRTLWFDSKLEAALHSFNDAEAQVVFLGAGMDARAYRLSCLKESNVFEVDFPDVLQIKATLLKAAMDSTNNHQCLMMTAKSITRVAADIRSNNWLEKLQTSGFVPEKNTVWVLEGILYYLTHSEATQVLETIADKCSLTHTVLLADFMNKPSTTLSNSTFHFYSDWPDHLLPSLGFSHVKLSQIGDPDAHFGLMHDPLNLFNKLRSLPRSLYTHPDDGTPCCRLYLVEASGSPNQTIP, encoded by the exons ATGTCATATGTTCTTCATTCCTTTCTATTAGTTTCCAAACTTCCGTCCACTTTAAAGGCGTTTCCATGCAATTTAAAGACCATGTCGAGTCAAGACAATGGCTCACCTGAGTTCCCCATGTGGCCAGAGTTCAAGCTTCCGGACTTGTTGTCCACAGACACCGTTCGACAGGTTCATGCAACTATTGAGAACGAATGGGATCCTCTTCAGCGGTCGGGTTGCCAGACGGCAGCTGGGAGAGCCTTGTGGAATCATGTCATTCATGACCCCCTGGCAGACATACTTGCAGGAGAGTCGTACCTTAAAAGTTTCCACGAGAAGATAAAGAAAGACTGCGTCAACAAGGCGCGAGAAATCTCTGGTGTAATTCTCGCAGTTCGAACGCTCTGGTTTGATTCAAAGCTTGAAGCAGCACTTCATTCGTTCAACGATGCAGAAGCACAAGTAGTTTTTCTTGGGGCAG gaatGGATGCAAGAGCTTACCGCCTGAGTTGCTTGAAGGAAAGCAATGTGTTCGAAGTTGATTTTCCTGATGTCCTGCAAATAAAAGCCACTCTCCTGAAAGCAGCGATGGACTCTACAAACAATCACCAGTGTCTAATGATGACAGCAAAATCCATAACTAGAGTGGCGGCGGATATCAGAAGCAATAATTGGCTCGAAAAACTTCAAACATCCGGGTTTGTGCCAGAGAAGAACACGGTGTGGGTTCTGGAAGGCATCCTCTACTACTTAACCCACTCTGAGGCCACGCAAGTGCTTGAAACCATAGCAGACAAGTGCTCACTTACTCACACGGTGCTTCTGGCAGATTTTATGAACAAACCTTCAACCACACTTTCCAATTCCACCTTCCATTTCTACAGCGATTGGCCTGATCATCTCCTGCCATCTCTTGGCTTTTCTCATGTTAAACTTTCACAAATTGGTGATCCAGATGCTCATTTTGGACTCATGCATGATCCATTAAATCTGTTCAACAAGCTCCGCAGTTTGCCTAGGTCATTATATACCCACCCAGATGATGGAACACCATGTTGTCGCTTGTATTTGGTTGAGGCTTCTGGCTCACCAAATCAAACTATTCCATAG
- the LOC137718265 gene encoding nucleolar protein 58-like yields the protein MSLEKGGFFNEDFQNPVLMGKKKPQKTMELSVAIAEASSTGDESQQQPQAHTPRKRGRPRKIIIEEQSTAAVEQSASASAAEDVAKESDYKKAKVDEDDEDQKQKQQEELQQQKVKEEEGSGKKEEGFLPREPSRSRARRKSKPRKSSHN from the exons ATGTCACTGGAAAAGGGAGGATTTTTTAACGAAGATTTTCAGAATCCAG ttttaatgggGAAGAAGAAGCCTCAGAAAACGATGGAGCTATCAGTGGCAATAGCAGAAGCTTCATCAACTGGAGACGAATCCCAGCAGCAACCGCAGGCTCACACCCCAAGAAAGAGAGGAAGGCCTCGCAAGATTATCATTGAAGAGCAATCCACTGCAGCAGTAGAACaatctgcttctgcttctgcagCTGAAGATGTTGCTAAAGAAAGTGATTACAAAAAAGCAAAAGTAGACGAGGATGATGAAGATCAAAAGCAGAAGCAACAGGAAGAGTTGCAGCAGCAGAAGGTAAAAGAAGAAGAGGGTAGTGGTAAAAAAGAGGAGGGGTTTTTACCTAGGGAGCCTTCAAGAAGTAGAGCAAGGAGGAAAAGCAAGCCCAGAAAGAGTAGCCACAATTAG